The window ATGGTGGTGCAACTCGACCCGGACGACCACGTGGTGCACGTCGCGATGCACCACATCGTCGGCGACGGGTGGTCCTGGCCGGTGTTCTTCGCCGACTGGGCCGCGCTCTACGCCGCCCGGCTCGACCAGGCGCCGGCCCCCGCACCCATGCCGATCCAGTACGGCGACTACGCGGCCTGGCAGCGGGAACGGCTCGCCGGCCCGGCGGCGGAACGCGACCTGGCGTACTGGCGGCAGGCGCTGCACGGAGTGCCGCCGCTGGACCTACCCGTCGACCGTCCCCGCCCGGCGCAGCCGGGGTGGCGCGGCGACGGTCACCAGGTCCGGTTCCCGGACGACCTGGTCGAGGGGCTCAGGTCGCTCGGCCGCGAACACGGGGCGACCCTGTTCATGACGTTGCTCGCCGGACTGCACGTGCTCCTGCACCGGTTGAGCGGGCAGCGGGACTTCGCCGTCGGTTCACCGGTCGCCGGTCGGGTCCGCCCCGAACTGGAGCGGCTGGTCGGGCCGTTCGTCAACATGCTGCCGCTACGGGCCGATCTCCGTACCGAGCTGACGTTCGCGCAGCTCCTGACCCAGACCCGGGACCGGGTCCTGGAGGCGCTGAGCCACCAGGAGCTGCCGTTCGAACGGCTCGTGCAGGACCTGAACGTCGAACGGGACACCAGCCGGTCGCCGATCTTCCAGGTGCTCTTCGGGATGCACAACACCGGCGGGTCGGCGGGGGAGTGGCCCGACGGACTGGAACGGCTCCCGTTCGGTAGCCCGGTCACCACGACCAAGCACGACCTGTCGCTGTACGTGGACGAGCATCCCGACGGCGTACGCGGATCCTTCGGTTACCGCAGTGAACTGTTCGACGCCGACACAGTCGCCCGGTTCGCCGAGCACTACCGCCGGCTGCTCGCCGCGGCGGTCGCCCGGCCGGACACCCCCCTGGCCGACCTGGACCTGATGACGGAGGCGGAACGGTCGGCCGTACTCGGTCTGGGGACCGGAGCGCCCGCACCGCAACCGGCCGACGGCACCCTCGCGGACGTGATCGCCCCGCACGTCCTCGCGACCCCGGACGCACCCGCGATCGTCCACGACGGTGTCGCCACCAGCTACCGCGACCTCGATGCCGGGGCAAACCGGATGGCGGCCTGGCTGCGCGGTCACGGCGTGACCCGAGGATCGCTGGTCGGGGTCTGCCTGGAGCAGTCGGCCGAACTGGCGATGGCGTTGCTGGGCGTGCTGCGGGCCGGCGCCGCGTACGTACCGCTGGATCCGGAACAGCCCCCGGCCCGGCTGGGCACGATCATGGCCGACGCCCGACCGGCGCTGGTGCTGACCACGTCCGACCTGGCGGACCGGTTCGAGTCCGTCGCCACCGTCCGGTTGGACGAGGTACGCGACGAGATCGCCGGGCACAGTCCGCTCGCGCCGGAACCGGTCGCGGCGCCGGACGACCTCGCCTACGTGATCTTCACGTCGGGTTCGACCGGGCGGCCGAAGGGCGTGGCGGTGGCCCACCGGCAGGTGCGCAACTACCTCGACGGGGTCACCGCGCAGATCGGGGTGGTGCCGGCGGCCCGCTGGGCGCTGCTCCAGTCGCTGTCCTTCGACTTCGCGGTCACCGTCTTCTACCTCGGCCTGGCCAGCGGCGGCGCGGTGCACCTGGTGCCCCGTCGGTGCACCGGCGACGAACTCGCCGACTACCTGCGCGAACAGCGCATCGACTACCTCAAGATGACGCCCTCGCACCTCGCCGCGTTGGCGGTCGAGGTCCCGTCCGAGCGGCTGGTGCCGGCGAAGGCGCTGCTCCTCGGCGGGGAGGCGTCCCGGCTGGACTGGGCCGCCGGCCTGGCCGCCGGTCCGGCTGCGGTGATCAACCACTACGGCCCGACCGAAGCGACCGTCGGTGTCACCACCTACCGGGTCGAGGCGTCCGACACCGGCACCGGCACCACACCGATCGGCAAACCGCTGCCGCACGCCCGGGTGTACGTGCTCGACGAACGAATGCGGCCGGTGCCGGTCGGCGTGCCGGGCGAGCTGTACCTCGGCGGGGACCGGCTGGCCCGGGGCTACCTCGGGCAGCCGGGTCTGACCGCGGAGCGGTTCCGGCCCGATCCGTACGCGACCGAGCCCGGTGCGCGGATGTACGGCACCGGCGACCTGGCCCGGTGGCGCCCGGACGGGCAGTTGGAGTTCCTCGGCCGGCGCGACGGGCAGGTCAAGCTGCGCGGCTACCGGGTCGAGTTGGGCGAGGTCGAGGCGGCACTGGTCGACTGCCCGGGGGTGAGCGCGGCGGTCGCGATGCTGCGCGGTGACCGGCTGGTCGGCTACCTGCAACGCGAGGCCGCCGACGACGGGTCGGCCCCGACCGACCCGGATCCGGGTACGCTGCGCCGGCTGCTCGCCGGCACCCTGCCCGAGTACATGATCCCGAACCAGTTCGTCTGGCTGGACCGGCTGCCGTTGCAGGACCACGGCAAGGTCGACCGGCGGGCGCTGCCCGAACCGGTGGCCGCGACCGCCGCCTCCGGGCTCGAACACGTCCCGCCGGACGGGCCGGTCGAGACCGCCATCGCCCAGGTGTGGCAGGAGGTCCTGGAGGTCGAGCGGGTCGGCGCGCTGGACGACTTCTTCGACCTCGGCGGGCACTCGCTGCTCGCCACCCAGGTGGTGGCCCGGCTGCGTCGTACGCTCACCACCGAGCGGCCGATCAGCGTGATGGACCTGTTCCGGTGTCGTACGGTGCGCGAACTCGCCCTGCTCGCCACCGGTGAGTCCGGGCAACCGGCCGACCGGCTGCTGCACGAGCTGAGCCGACCCCCGAGCGGGACCCGGAAACGCTCGTACGTCTGCGTCCCGTACGGCGGCGCGAACGCGGTCGTGTACCAGCCGTTGGCCGACGCCCTCCCGGACGGCCACAGCCTGTACGCGGTCGCCGTACCCGGACACGACATCGGACTGGCCGAGGAGATCGAGCCGATCGAGGTGACCGCACAGCGGCTCACCGAGGAGATCCTGAACACGATCACCGGACCCCTGGTCGTGTACGGACACTGCGGCCCCGGTGGGGCGCTCGCGGTGGAGGTCGCCCGCCGGCTGGAAGAGGCCGGTCGGGAGCTGGACGCGCTCTACCTCGGCGGGATCTTCCCCTTCGCCCGACCGGTCGGTGGGGTGCTCGGCCGGCTCACCCGGCTCCGCCTCGGCGAACGGCTGCGCGGCGACCGGGTCTACGCCAACTGGCTCCAGGGCATGGGGGCCGACCTCGGCGCGCTCGACACCGAGCAGCAGCGGTTCCTGATCCGGGCGATGCGCCACGACGGTGAGGCCGCCGAGAACTACTTCACCGAGCTGCTCCACCAGCACGCCACCCCGCTGCGTACGCCGATCATCAGCATTGTCGGCGACCGCGACCCCGGTACGGAGTACCACCAGGAGCGGTACCGGGAATGGCACTTCCTCAGCGACACCACCGCCCTGGTGGTGTTGCAGGAGGCGGGGCACTACTTCGCCAAGTTCCGCGCCGACGAGGTCGCCGACATCATCACCGCCGTCGACCGGGAACTCGAACAGCCCGTTCCCGCGTACAACCCGGACCTGTCGTGGCAGGTCACCGCGGTCTCCCGGGGGGCCGAGCCGACGGCTGCGGTAACCACGGAACAGCCGGGGATGGGCCGCTTCCTGACCGTCGCCGCCGGGCAGCTCATCTCCGGGATCGGGTCGGCGCTGACCACCTTCGCGGTGCCGCTCTGGACCTACCTCGAGACCGGGTCCCTGATCCGGTTCGCGCTGTTCGCGGTGCTGGGTCAGGTGCCGGGCATCCTGGCCGCCCCGGTCGCCGGTGCGATCATCGACCGCAGTGACCGTCGCCGCGCGATGCTCGCCGGTGACTTCGCCGCGCTGACCGCCATCGCCTCGTTCGCCGCCCTCTACTGGACCGACCAGCTCCAACCGTGGCACATCTACACCTTCGTCGGGTGGCTGTCGGTCGCGTTGACCTTCCAACGACTGGCGTACATGTCCGCGGTGCCGCAGCTCGTACCCAAGCGCTATCTCGGCCACGCCAACGGGATGGTCCAACTCGGCGGCGGTGTCGCCCAGTTCCTCGTACCGCTGGTCGCGGTCGGCCTGATCGCCACCATCGGTCTGGGCGGCATCCTCCTCATCGACCTGGGCAGCTACCTGTTCGCGATCACGGTGCTGGTGCTGGTCAAGTTCCCCCGCGCGATGGCCCGCCGACGCCGGGAGAGCCTGCTCGCCGAGATCACCGGCGGCCTGCGGTACACCGTGCAGCACCGCAGCTTCCGGGCCATGGTGCTCTTCTTCGCCGCGTTCAACCTCTTCCTCGCACCGCTGTTCCTGTTGCTCTCCCCGCTGGTCCTGGCGTTCGCCCCGCTGGAGTCGGTGGCGCAGGTGTCGCTGGCGGGCGGGGTCGGCGCGGTCGTCGGCGGTCTGATCATGACCGCCTGGGGTGGCCCCCGGCACCGGCGGATGCGCGGCATGCTGCTGCTCACGTTCGCGTTCGCCGCCGGTGGCCTGGTAACCGGGCTGCGCCCCAGCGTCGCGGTTGTCGCCGCGGGCGCACTCGGGATGTCGCTGTCGCTGTCGGTCATCAACGGGATCTGGCTGACCATCATCCAGACCAAGGTCCCGCAGCGACTGCACGCCCGGGTCATCGCCCTGAACATGGTCATCGCCCTGTCGACCATGCCGCTCGGTCAGGCGGTCATCGCCCCACTGCTGGTGCCGCGCTTCGAGCCGCTGCTGCT of the Micromonospora sp. NBC_01796 genome contains:
- a CDS encoding non-ribosomal peptide synthetase/MFS transporter — protein: MTDLENQVDSDSAPVLAPAARARTERLSEQRRALLAQRLRKGAGAAVRAPEIPRLPDGVEPPISFGQERLWFMEQLEPGTDAYVMRGAVRLRGRLHLDALRSALEDVVGRHDTLRTRFPVDESGRVSAVVVERVEVPFRVVPVDPEAGADPLDQAQTLTTRDCGPFDLTVAPLLRAMVVQLDPDDHVVHVAMHHIVGDGWSWPVFFADWAALYAARLDQAPAPAPMPIQYGDYAAWQRERLAGPAAERDLAYWRQALHGVPPLDLPVDRPRPAQPGWRGDGHQVRFPDDLVEGLRSLGREHGATLFMTLLAGLHVLLHRLSGQRDFAVGSPVAGRVRPELERLVGPFVNMLPLRADLRTELTFAQLLTQTRDRVLEALSHQELPFERLVQDLNVERDTSRSPIFQVLFGMHNTGGSAGEWPDGLERLPFGSPVTTTKHDLSLYVDEHPDGVRGSFGYRSELFDADTVARFAEHYRRLLAAAVARPDTPLADLDLMTEAERSAVLGLGTGAPAPQPADGTLADVIAPHVLATPDAPAIVHDGVATSYRDLDAGANRMAAWLRGHGVTRGSLVGVCLEQSAELAMALLGVLRAGAAYVPLDPEQPPARLGTIMADARPALVLTTSDLADRFESVATVRLDEVRDEIAGHSPLAPEPVAAPDDLAYVIFTSGSTGRPKGVAVAHRQVRNYLDGVTAQIGVVPAARWALLQSLSFDFAVTVFYLGLASGGAVHLVPRRCTGDELADYLREQRIDYLKMTPSHLAALAVEVPSERLVPAKALLLGGEASRLDWAAGLAAGPAAVINHYGPTEATVGVTTYRVEASDTGTGTTPIGKPLPHARVYVLDERMRPVPVGVPGELYLGGDRLARGYLGQPGLTAERFRPDPYATEPGARMYGTGDLARWRPDGQLEFLGRRDGQVKLRGYRVELGEVEAALVDCPGVSAAVAMLRGDRLVGYLQREAADDGSAPTDPDPGTLRRLLAGTLPEYMIPNQFVWLDRLPLQDHGKVDRRALPEPVAATAASGLEHVPPDGPVETAIAQVWQEVLEVERVGALDDFFDLGGHSLLATQVVARLRRTLTTERPISVMDLFRCRTVRELALLATGESGQPADRLLHELSRPPSGTRKRSYVCVPYGGANAVVYQPLADALPDGHSLYAVAVPGHDIGLAEEIEPIEVTAQRLTEEILNTITGPLVVYGHCGPGGALAVEVARRLEEAGRELDALYLGGIFPFARPVGGVLGRLTRLRLGERLRGDRVYANWLQGMGADLGALDTEQQRFLIRAMRHDGEAAENYFTELLHQHATPLRTPIISIVGDRDPGTEYHQERYREWHFLSDTTALVVLQEAGHYFAKFRADEVADIITAVDRELEQPVPAYNPDLSWQVTAVSRGAEPTAAVTTEQPGMGRFLTVAAGQLISGIGSALTTFAVPLWTYLETGSLIRFALFAVLGQVPGILAAPVAGAIIDRSDRRRAMLAGDFAALTAIASFAALYWTDQLQPWHIYTFVGWLSVALTFQRLAYMSAVPQLVPKRYLGHANGMVQLGGGVAQFLVPLVAVGLIATIGLGGILLIDLGSYLFAITVLVLVKFPRAMARRRRESLLAEITGGLRYTVQHRSFRAMVLFFAAFNLFLAPLFLLLSPLVLAFAPLESVAQVSLAGGVGAVVGGLIMTAWGGPRHRRMRGMLLLTFAFAAGGLVTGLRPSVAVVAAGALGMSLSLSVINGIWLTIIQTKVPQRLHARVIALNMVIALSTMPLGQAVIAPLLVPRFEPLLLPGGSLADSVGQVIGVGPGRGTGLLYILLAVCVAVVVAVSLRVRTLARFDDDVPDAPPDDLVGLSNWTARVQSRTAAGSHQGSGSGG